The Daucus carota subsp. sativus chromosome 9, DH1 v3.0, whole genome shotgun sequence genome window below encodes:
- the LOC108203128 gene encoding uncharacterized protein LOC108203128: MANSAKEDLEAQNNQKPLDRVVSHRNFTIKNQKSLERVVSQRAFQMSNSYPCQLCVLGFLCGVCITTVFLAAVTSFGTLEFGSLSISTFPAGPLSSNFGSRVGDVAQKVSTLDVEKKVYSEKNSELTIDERVSFMYSSWSTFLNKSIEDLELLNSNGLGLPNPPNPKAPHLENCKLNAEVNQQLDKRMENELLPPWTIWKGTLQNYLLSSAEEQLRNYNYRPIPGASYPPWITGSDEENYPLTRKVQSDIWFRQHPSNCSDPSVKFLVADWERLPGFGIGAQFAGMCGLLAIAINERRVLVTNYYNRADHDGCRGSSRSSWSCYFFPETSQECRDRAFQLMKEKKAWEKGMITTKENYTSKDIWTGRIPRVWGYPWSYMQPTTEINGSLVSHHRKMDRRWWRAQAIRYLMRFKSEYTCNLLNVARHAAFGLEAAKLVLSSRSENYSTSTFVSDGHRADIEDFVWSNHKPWMPRPLLSMHVRMGDKACEMKVVEFEEYMRLAHRIRNRFPHLNSIWLSTEMQEVVDKSRSYPHWKFYYTNVTRQVGNMTMATYEASLGRQISTNYPLVNFLMAAESDFFIGALGSTWCFLIDGMRNTGGKVMAGYLSVNKDRFW; the protein is encoded by the exons ATGGCAAATTCTGCTAAAGAAGACTTGGAGGCTCAAAATAATCAGAAGCCTCTTGATAGAGTTGTGTCACACAGAAATTTTACAATCAAGAACCAGAAATCACTTGAAAGGGTTGTTTCACAGAGAGCTTTTCAGATGAGTAATTCATACCCGTGTCAGCTATGTGTGTTGGGTTTTCTTTGTGGGGTTTGTATCACCACTGTGTTTCTGGCTGCTGTTACTTCTTTTGGTACTCTCGAATTTGGTTCACTCTCCATTTCGACATTCCCTGCTGGCCCTCTGTCATCAAATTTTGGCTCAAGAGTTGGGG ATGTTGCGCAGAAGGTATCAACACTGGATGTAGAAAAAAAGGTTTACTCTGAGAAGAATAGTGAACttacaattgatgaaagagtgtCCTTTATGTACTCAAGTTGGAGTACTTTcctgaataaatcaattgaggACTTAGAACTTCTAAATAGTAATGGATTAGGCTTACCTAATCCTCCCAATCCCAAAGCTCCTCATTTAGAAAATTGCAAACTGAATGCGGAGGTAAATCAGCAGCTTGATAAGCGCATGGAAAATGAGCTGCTACCACCATGGACAATTTGGAAGGGGACGTTACAAAATTACCTTCTCTCGTCTGCAGAAGAGCAACTGAGGAATTACAATTATCGACCAATACCTGGAGCTTCTTATCCTCCATGG ATCACAGGATCAGATGAAGAAAATTATCCTCTAACTAGGAAAGTGCAAAGTGACATTTGGTTCCGCCAACATCCCTCAAACTGCAGTGATCCTAGCGTAAAGTTTCTTGTAGCTGACTGGGAAAGACTTCCTGGATTTGGGATTGGAGCTCAGTTCGCTGGCATGTGCGGGCTTCTCGCTATTGCAATTAATGAAAGAAGGGTACTTGTCACAAATTACTATAATCGTGCTGACCATGATGGTTGTAGAG GTTCATCACGCTCAAGCTGGTCATGCTACTTCTTTCCCGAGACATCCCAGGAATGTCGGGATCGTGCATTTCAGCTCATGAAAGAGAAGAAAGCATGGGAAAAAGGAATGATAActacaaaagaaaattatacCTCGAAGGATATATGGACTGGACGTATTCCCAG GGTATGGGGTTATCCTTGGAGTTATATGCAGCCAACAACAGAAATTAATGGTAGCCTGGTTTCACATCATAGGAAAATGGACAGGAGATGGTGGAGAGCACAG GCCATTCGCTATCTTATGAGGTTTAAGTCGGAGTACACATGCAACTTACTGAATGTAGCGCGGCATGCAGCATTCGGGTTGGAAGCTGCCAAACTGGTTCTATCATCACGGTCTGAAAATTATTCAACG AGCACTTTTGTCTCAGATGGGCATAGGGCTGACATAGAAGATTTTGTATGGTCAAACCATAAGCCATGGATGCCACGACCATTGCTGAGTATGCATGTAAGAATGGGCGATAAGGCATGTGAAATGAAGGTTGTCGAATTTGAGGAATACATGCGTCTTGCACATCGCATCAGAAATCGCTTTCCCCATCTTAATAGTATCTGGTTGTCCACCGAAATGCAG GAAGTTGTTGACAAGTCCAGGTCATATCCTCATTGGAAGTTTTACTACACGAACGTTACGCGGCAAGTAGGAAACATGACAATGGCGACATATGAAGCAAGTCTTGGCCGGCAAATCAGCACCAACTACCCTTTAGTTAATTTCTTGATGGCTGCAGAATCCGACTTTTTTATTGGCGCATTAGGTTCCACATGGTGCTTCCTCATTGATGGCATGCGGAATACAGGAGGGAAAGTAATGGCCGGTTACTTGAGTGTCAACAAGGACCGTTTCTGGTAG